The following coding sequences lie in one Verrucomicrobiia bacterium genomic window:
- the murC gene encoding UDP-N-acetylmuramate--L-alanine ligase yields the protein MANRQQLIDFLGSQPRRVHFVGIGGCGMSGLARLLLQQGHLVSGSDLSPNGGTKDLQKLGAKIHCGHAAKNVGEDTELVVYTSAVNGENVELQAADQRKIPRVRRGLLLSALMNHSNNIAVAGTHGKTTTTAMIAYVLTRSDSAPSYCVGAHIPVLGTNAQIGGGKYFVGEACESDGTLIGFSPEYAVCLNIEPEHLDHYGSMDKLRETFDSFFSSTLKTVFFCADCQNCLQHAAKCRTAITFGLSANADYRALDIENTEHGSRFTVACRDQQIGVVELVIPGKQNVTNALAAIAVADELGVPFEKIADALRQFTGAKRRFDRKYEAGGILVVDDYAHHPTEIRATIAAARTLLGKKDAAGYRRLLVAFQPHRYTRTQALRDEFATAFVGADKLFLTEIYTAGEKPIEGITGQMLSDAVTEAGPAATVFEPDMEMLVVRLFSEAKPGDIIVTMGAGDIYKVAETLARKLRTRGPNVLNPEKQAMEMQTDLKVLLSEKAKVRRDEPMARHTSMRVGGPAEFWIEPASERDLARLLHYCHVREIPVTVIGRGTNLLVLDGGIRGVVISLNNEEFSKVEVDGERILARAGARLKTIVTLAAKHSLGGLEFMEGIPGSLGGALRMNAGAMGRQTFEVVDWVRYIGYSGDIYDTEAKHLPVAYRSCPVFHNHIALSAILHGTKTDKKTIDGRLRAFAEKRWSSQPAKPSAGCIFKNPAAIPAGKLIEELGLKGMSVGGARVSERHGNFIVNEGKATAGDVLQLIAAIRDRARQERGIDLEPEVMILGSEKH from the coding sequence ATGGCCAATAGGCAACAACTGATTGATTTTCTCGGCAGCCAACCTCGGCGAGTGCACTTTGTTGGGATTGGCGGCTGTGGGATGAGCGGCCTGGCGCGGTTGCTGTTGCAGCAGGGGCACCTCGTCAGCGGTTCCGACTTGTCCCCGAATGGGGGCACGAAGGACCTGCAGAAACTCGGCGCAAAGATTCACTGTGGCCACGCGGCGAAGAACGTCGGCGAGGACACGGAACTCGTCGTGTATACGTCAGCGGTCAACGGCGAGAATGTTGAACTCCAGGCTGCGGATCAGCGAAAGATTCCGCGGGTACGGCGTGGCCTGCTGCTCAGCGCGTTGATGAACCACAGCAACAACATCGCAGTCGCGGGGACGCACGGCAAGACGACGACGACCGCGATGATCGCGTACGTGCTTACGCGCAGCGACAGTGCCCCGAGCTATTGTGTCGGCGCGCACATTCCCGTGCTTGGCACGAACGCGCAGATCGGCGGCGGCAAATACTTCGTGGGCGAAGCCTGCGAGAGCGATGGGACGCTGATTGGTTTCAGCCCGGAGTATGCCGTGTGCCTGAACATTGAGCCCGAACATCTGGATCATTACGGCTCGATGGACAAACTGCGTGAAACATTCGACTCCTTCTTCTCCAGCACGCTGAAAACGGTGTTCTTCTGCGCCGACTGTCAGAATTGCCTGCAACACGCAGCAAAGTGCCGGACGGCCATCACGTTTGGCCTTTCCGCAAACGCTGATTACCGGGCCCTCGACATCGAGAACACGGAGCACGGCTCACGATTCACTGTTGCCTGTCGCGACCAGCAGATCGGCGTGGTCGAGTTGGTGATTCCCGGCAAACAAAACGTCACCAATGCGCTGGCGGCGATCGCCGTGGCCGACGAGTTGGGTGTTCCCTTTGAGAAGATTGCGGACGCCCTGAGACAGTTTACGGGGGCGAAGCGGCGGTTTGACCGGAAGTACGAAGCGGGCGGTATCCTTGTCGTGGATGACTACGCGCACCACCCGACGGAGATCCGCGCGACGATCGCGGCCGCGCGGACGTTGCTGGGGAAGAAAGACGCGGCGGGCTATCGCCGTTTGCTCGTGGCCTTCCAGCCGCATCGGTATACGCGCACACAGGCCCTGCGCGACGAGTTTGCGACGGCTTTCGTGGGCGCCGACAAGTTGTTCCTGACGGAAATCTACACGGCTGGCGAGAAGCCCATCGAGGGGATTACCGGCCAGATGCTCTCTGACGCGGTAACGGAAGCGGGCCCGGCGGCCACCGTCTTTGAACCGGATATGGAGATGTTGGTGGTGCGTCTCTTCTCGGAAGCGAAACCGGGGGACATCATTGTGACCATGGGAGCGGGGGATATCTACAAGGTGGCCGAAACGTTGGCGCGAAAACTCCGCACGCGCGGGCCGAACGTCCTCAACCCGGAGAAACAGGCCATGGAGATGCAGACGGACCTAAAGGTCTTGTTGTCGGAGAAGGCAAAGGTTCGACGGGACGAACCGATGGCGCGACACACGTCGATGCGCGTCGGCGGCCCGGCTGAATTTTGGATCGAGCCGGCCAGCGAACGGGACCTGGCGCGGCTGCTTCATTATTGCCATGTCCGTGAGATACCGGTGACCGTCATTGGCCGTGGCACGAACCTGCTCGTGCTCGACGGCGGCATTCGGGGGGTTGTGATCAGCCTGAATAACGAGGAGTTCTCAAAGGTCGAAGTGGACGGCGAGCGGATTCTCGCCCGCGCCGGCGCGCGCCTGAAAACCATTGTTACCCTGGCCGCAAAACACAGTCTGGGCGGACTCGAATTTATGGAAGGTATCCCGGGTTCGCTCGGCGGCGCGCTGCGCATGAACGCAGGCGCCATGGGCCGGCAGACGTTTGAAGTCGTCGATTGGGTCCGCTACATCGGTTATTCCGGCGACATTTACGATACGGAGGCGAAGCATCTTCCCGTCGCGTACCGAAGCTGCCCGGTGTTCCACAACCACATCGCCCTGTCGGCGATTCTGCATGGGACGAAAACCGACAAGAAGACAATCGATGGGCGGCTGCGCGCGTTCGCCGAGAAGCGATGGTCGTCGCAACCCGCCAAACCGAGTGCCGGTTGCATTTTCAAGAACCCGGCTGCGATTCCGGCGGGCAAGCTGATTGAGGAATTGGGATTGAAGGGGATGTCCGTGGGCGGCGCGCGGGTTTCGGAGCGGCACGGTAATTTCATCGTGAACGAGGGCAAGGCGACCGCCGGTGACGTGCTGCAATTGATCGCCGCGATCCGGGATCGGGCGCGCCAGGAGCGGGGCATCGATCTCGAACCTGAAGTGATGATCCTTGGGTCGGAGAAACACTAG
- the ftsA gene encoding cell division protein FtsA, whose translation MLPKEKIIVGLEVGTSKVCAVVGEVLDDGNIMVVGVGQTNSEGVRKGEIVNIEATVECIHAAVADAEESAGVEIHNVYASVSGGHIRSFNNRGTVAVTNDEREISEEEVRNVLLNAKAVNIPMDHVVIHAIRQHFFVDGHDGIQNPVGMIGAKLEADVHVIYGVRTRLQNTIKCIKHVPLDVANIAVSGFASALAVLTSEHQHLGAVVIDMGGGTTDYIVYSEGTIQHSGVLAVGGDHITNDVAIGLRIPMNRAETLKIEHGSVAVPTDDATLTLKREVGLPDRQVSKQQLCRIMNLRVEETLTLVKKELEKQKLLDYLGAGVFITGGCARLPGLEPLAAEIFGLPVHIGHSLTVGGPTSAIESPEYSTAIGLVRYALGSQRDQHQAPSPLRKIGQSFQHLIQKARAFM comes from the coding sequence ATGTTACCGAAGGAAAAAATCATCGTGGGGCTGGAGGTGGGCACTTCCAAGGTCTGCGCCGTGGTCGGCGAGGTGCTCGATGATGGCAACATCATGGTGGTCGGTGTCGGCCAGACAAACTCCGAAGGCGTCCGCAAGGGCGAGATCGTCAATATCGAGGCGACGGTCGAGTGTATTCACGCCGCCGTGGCGGATGCCGAGGAGAGCGCGGGTGTCGAGATCCACAACGTGTATGCCAGCGTCAGCGGCGGCCACATTCGCAGCTTCAACAACCGCGGAACGGTGGCGGTGACCAATGACGAGCGCGAGATTTCAGAGGAGGAAGTCCGCAACGTCCTGCTCAACGCGAAAGCCGTGAACATCCCGATGGACCACGTGGTCATTCACGCGATTCGCCAGCATTTTTTCGTCGATGGGCACGACGGCATCCAGAATCCCGTCGGCATGATTGGCGCAAAACTCGAAGCCGACGTGCATGTGATCTACGGCGTCCGCACGCGGTTGCAGAACACAATCAAATGCATCAAACACGTTCCGCTCGATGTGGCGAACATAGCGGTCAGCGGTTTCGCCTCGGCACTGGCCGTGCTCACGTCGGAGCATCAACACCTCGGCGCGGTGGTCATCGACATGGGCGGGGGCACGACCGATTACATCGTTTACAGCGAAGGCACGATCCAGCATAGCGGGGTGCTGGCGGTCGGCGGCGACCACATCACCAACGATGTGGCCATCGGGCTGCGCATCCCGATGAACCGAGCCGAGACGCTGAAAATCGAGCACGGGTCGGTAGCAGTTCCTACGGACGACGCGACACTCACGCTCAAACGCGAAGTTGGGCTTCCGGACCGGCAGGTTTCGAAGCAGCAGCTCTGCCGCATTATGAATTTACGTGTCGAAGAGACGCTGACGTTGGTGAAGAAAGAACTCGAGAAGCAGAAGTTGCTCGATTACCTCGGCGCGGGAGTATTTATTACGGGCGGCTGCGCTCGGTTGCCGGGCCTGGAGCCGCTGGCTGCGGAGATATTCGGGCTGCCCGTGCACATCGGCCACAGCCTGACGGTTGGTGGCCCGACGTCGGCGATTGAAAGTCCTGAGTACTCGACGGCCATTGGTCTCGTGCGCTACGCGCTTGGCTCACAGCGCGACCAGCACCAGGCGCCGTCGCCGTTGCGCAAGATTGGCCAGTCGTTCCAACACCTGATCCAGAAGGCGCGCGCGTTCATGTAA
- the ftsW gene encoding putative lipid II flippase FtsW, protein MNKAAITLLVIMLMLLTIGVVMLFSTSALYAKDRYGDQHYLLKRQLAWMLVGAVGCVTAAGVPYPKLRGVCTGVLIVSAVMLALVLIPHIGMKVGGARRWLGFGPMRFQPSELGKLALIVWLAHWLAKEKRRLDKFGRGFAVPMGVVGCVLVLVLAEPDFGSTALLASVSFALMFIAGVRLRFLVPTIFTGAGGFVALMIHNPERSRRLMAFLDLEKYKQGAGYQVWQAILAFGSGGFNGLGLGNSRQKMFYLPEAHTDFIFPIVGEELGLVGTIGILLAFALLVACAVIIALRASDLFGQYLGMGIALLIAMQALINVGVVTAWLPTKGLPLPFISFGGSNLVLNMVAVGLLLNIFRHCTIETESEDQEFFARRSAVS, encoded by the coding sequence GTGAATAAAGCTGCTATCACGCTATTGGTGATCATGCTGATGCTGTTAACGATCGGCGTGGTCATGCTGTTTAGCACGAGCGCGCTCTATGCCAAGGACCGCTACGGCGATCAGCACTACCTCCTGAAGCGGCAACTGGCGTGGATGCTCGTCGGCGCTGTGGGGTGCGTGACGGCGGCCGGCGTTCCGTACCCAAAACTGCGCGGCGTGTGCACCGGTGTGCTTATCGTGTCCGCGGTCATGCTGGCGTTGGTCCTTATCCCACACATTGGGATGAAGGTCGGCGGCGCGCGGCGCTGGCTTGGTTTCGGCCCGATGAGGTTTCAACCATCGGAGCTTGGCAAGCTGGCGCTGATTGTCTGGCTGGCCCACTGGCTGGCGAAGGAGAAGCGGCGGCTCGACAAATTTGGACGCGGCTTTGCGGTGCCAATGGGCGTAGTGGGGTGCGTGTTAGTGCTCGTGCTCGCGGAGCCGGACTTCGGTTCGACAGCGCTGCTGGCTTCGGTCAGCTTCGCGCTGATGTTCATCGCGGGCGTCCGCCTGCGGTTCCTCGTGCCGACAATTTTCACGGGCGCCGGCGGATTTGTGGCACTGATGATCCACAACCCCGAGCGTTCGCGGCGACTGATGGCGTTCCTCGATCTGGAAAAATACAAACAGGGCGCGGGGTACCAGGTGTGGCAGGCGATCCTGGCGTTCGGCTCGGGTGGATTCAACGGGCTGGGGTTGGGCAACAGCCGCCAGAAGATGTTCTACCTGCCCGAGGCGCATACGGATTTTATTTTCCCCATCGTTGGTGAGGAATTGGGGCTGGTTGGGACCATCGGGATCCTGCTTGCCTTCGCACTTTTGGTTGCCTGTGCTGTAATCATTGCACTGCGCGCGTCCGATCTCTTTGGCCAATACCTCGGCATGGGCATCGCGCTGCTGATCGCGATGCAGGCGCTGATCAATGTCGGCGTTGTGACAGCGTGGTTGCCGACGAAAGGGTTGCCGCTGCCCTTCATCAGTTTTGGCGGATCGAATTTGGTGCTGAACATGGTCGCGGTGGGTTTATTGCTCAACATTTTCCGGCACTGCACGATCGAGACGGAGAGTGAGGACCAGGAATTCTTTGCGCGACGTTCCGCAGTGTCGTAG
- a CDS encoding D-alanine--D-alanine ligase, translating into MKQLKIAVLMGGPSAEREVSLKSGTAVASALTGTGAKVVPIDIPETKFTIPSDVDVVFVALHGTFGEDGTLQQILEDTGIAYTGSGPEASARAFDKIAAKAEFRTAGVPTPKYEVFDRAHPDWRRLALLGFPLVVKPSRQGSSVGISIVHEEARLEEACRTAWRYDDRLLVEQFIAGRELTVGIFDGHALPVIEIRPKHDFFTYEAKYTKGQTDYLVPAPLEKSVEARAKALALRAHDCLGCRDLSRVDFILAENGELLVLEVNTIPGFTETSLVPQAARASGMGFPNLCARLVDMALARRKSDAEVDADEKETIAVS; encoded by the coding sequence ATGAAGCAATTGAAGATTGCCGTGCTAATGGGTGGGCCTTCGGCCGAGCGCGAAGTGTCATTGAAGTCGGGGACAGCGGTGGCGAGCGCGCTGACCGGTACAGGCGCCAAGGTTGTCCCGATTGATATTCCGGAAACGAAGTTCACGATCCCGTCGGACGTGGACGTGGTCTTCGTCGCGTTGCACGGGACGTTCGGCGAGGATGGCACTCTCCAACAAATTCTTGAAGACACCGGCATCGCCTACACCGGCTCGGGCCCCGAGGCGAGCGCGCGCGCGTTCGACAAGATTGCGGCGAAAGCGGAGTTCCGTACCGCGGGCGTCCCGACGCCGAAATACGAGGTTTTCGATCGCGCTCATCCGGACTGGCGCCGTCTGGCACTACTCGGATTCCCGTTGGTTGTGAAACCGTCGCGACAGGGATCCAGTGTCGGGATCAGCATCGTCCATGAAGAAGCGCGCCTCGAAGAGGCGTGCCGGACCGCCTGGCGGTATGACGATCGCCTGCTGGTCGAGCAATTTATTGCGGGGCGCGAATTGACAGTGGGAATTTTTGACGGTCACGCCTTGCCGGTGATTGAGATCCGCCCGAAGCACGATTTCTTCACGTACGAGGCGAAATACACCAAGGGACAGACGGACTATCTGGTGCCGGCACCGCTGGAAAAAAGCGTCGAAGCCCGGGCGAAGGCATTGGCATTGCGGGCACACGATTGCCTGGGCTGCCGCGACCTTTCGCGCGTGGATTTTATCCTGGCGGAAAATGGAGAACTCCTTGTGCTGGAAGTGAACACGATTCCGGGGTTCACCGAGACGAGCCTCGTGCCGCAGGCTGCGCGGGCGTCAGGAATGGGATTTCCAAATTTATGCGCGCGCCTCGTGGACATGGCGTTGGCGCGTCGCAAGTCGGACGCCGAAGTCGACGCGGACGAGAAGGAGACGATCGCGGTCTCATGA
- the ftsZ gene encoding cell division protein FtsZ, whose translation MEKRPAPLHKTRLKILGVGGAGGHAVSQIADSRTQGNHTLEGVDLIAINTDLQALGEINGAEKMHIGAAVTHGLGAGGEPELGIRAAQNDAEKIEALVQGADVVFLIAGLGGGTGTGASPTIARAAKEQGALVLAFVALPFSFEGDRRKQQALSGLEQLKAQADAVICIPNDKIFRIAGADASVVEAFKRADENFILGVQAVWQLLSRKGLINLDFADLRTTIGSKHCDGLFSYGQGEGANRAREAVKALLENPLLDGGDVLAKAEGVLVSILGGPDLTLADVQKTVEPISRLANRAHVIMGAAIDEAYRGKLAVTVIAAANILPRRVVAQPVSTKPMTFPRPGDATLSRDLRAVPPTIPPTSPSHQPVEEASKPEPVAAQKSSVKPKQETLPLEGVSRGRFDKSEPTLYNGEDLDVPTFIRRGVSIKR comes from the coding sequence ATGGAAAAGAGACCAGCGCCACTGCACAAGACTCGACTGAAAATCCTCGGAGTAGGTGGCGCTGGCGGCCACGCCGTCAGCCAAATCGCCGATAGCCGGACCCAGGGCAACCACACGCTGGAAGGCGTCGATCTGATTGCGATCAACACCGACCTGCAGGCGCTCGGCGAAATCAATGGCGCGGAGAAGATGCATATCGGCGCCGCGGTGACGCACGGACTGGGCGCCGGCGGGGAACCCGAACTCGGCATTCGCGCCGCTCAAAACGATGCCGAGAAGATTGAGGCACTGGTGCAGGGCGCGGATGTGGTCTTCCTGATAGCCGGCCTGGGCGGCGGCACCGGTACGGGCGCAAGCCCGACGATTGCGCGGGCCGCGAAGGAACAGGGCGCGCTGGTGCTGGCATTTGTGGCGCTGCCGTTTTCCTTCGAGGGCGATCGCCGCAAACAACAGGCGCTATCCGGTCTGGAGCAGCTCAAGGCGCAAGCGGACGCCGTTATCTGTATTCCGAACGACAAAATCTTTCGGATCGCCGGCGCGGACGCGAGCGTGGTGGAGGCCTTCAAACGAGCCGATGAGAATTTCATCCTGGGTGTCCAGGCCGTGTGGCAGTTGCTGTCGCGCAAGGGCCTGATCAATCTCGATTTTGCTGATTTGCGCACGACCATTGGCTCGAAGCATTGCGACGGCCTGTTCAGCTACGGACAGGGCGAAGGCGCAAACCGGGCGCGCGAGGCGGTCAAGGCGTTGCTGGAGAATCCGCTGCTGGACGGCGGCGATGTTCTCGCGAAAGCCGAAGGTGTACTCGTGAGCATCCTCGGCGGGCCCGATTTGACGCTCGCCGACGTGCAGAAGACGGTCGAGCCGATTTCGCGGCTGGCGAACCGCGCCCACGTCATCATGGGCGCAGCCATCGACGAGGCATACCGCGGAAAACTGGCGGTGACGGTGATCGCGGCGGCAAACATCCTGCCGCGCCGTGTGGTTGCCCAGCCGGTGTCCACGAAGCCGATGACATTCCCACGACCTGGCGATGCGACGCTGTCGCGCGACTTGCGAGCGGTGCCGCCGACCATCCCACCAACTTCCCCGTCGCACCAACCGGTTGAGGAAGCCTCCAAGCCTGAGCCTGTTGCCGCGCAGAAGTCGTCGGTCAAGCCGAAGCAGGAAACCTTGCCTCTCGAAGGCGTGAGCCGGGGCCGATTCGACAAGAGCGAGCCGACGCTGTACAACGGCGAAGATCTCGATGTGCCGACGTTCATACGGCGGGGCGTCAGCATTAAACGATGA
- a CDS encoding LysM peptidoglycan-binding domain-containing protein, whose amino-acid sequence MKVSKVVLIVVALHVLVIGGIVVFEGCSRSKTSTTDMAANEPSDSMMPGSTNSQMASIPNPTGPGAANSLAPNSVPGNETVAPSTPVAPPTAAAEARTYTVKKGDSLWKISKLEGISVGELSRANSLTKTSTLKVGQKLTVPAAAKTEKANVATASVVPTPADATTPSSTMSTAAVTTDAGGASYTVKSGDSLWKIARQQSVSVASIKQANNLSGDSLKVGQKLHIPTATARATTDSAANTVSAGVAPTSSPAWQSPGTYQENGQTIHIVDFNESPATIAKKYGIKTDDLLKANNISDAKKVQYGQRLVIPQQQPATTASASSPVANTTTTPAAAPATTASAAPVVSASHAAVQ is encoded by the coding sequence ATGAAAGTATCGAAAGTTGTACTCATCGTAGTGGCGCTGCACGTCCTCGTGATCGGCGGTATCGTCGTCTTTGAGGGATGCTCGCGATCCAAGACCAGCACGACAGACATGGCGGCCAACGAACCGTCAGACAGCATGATGCCCGGCTCCACCAACAGCCAAATGGCGTCGATCCCGAACCCAACCGGTCCAGGCGCGGCGAACTCACTGGCCCCGAACTCGGTGCCGGGAAATGAAACGGTGGCTCCGAGCACACCCGTTGCCCCGCCCACAGCGGCAGCGGAGGCGCGCACGTACACCGTCAAGAAGGGTGACTCGCTCTGGAAAATCTCGAAGCTGGAAGGCATCAGCGTCGGCGAACTCTCCCGCGCGAACAGCCTGACGAAAACGAGCACATTGAAAGTCGGCCAGAAGCTGACGGTTCCGGCAGCAGCGAAAACCGAAAAAGCAAATGTCGCGACCGCTTCGGTGGTTCCGACTCCGGCCGATGCGACCACGCCGTCGTCCACCATGTCAACTGCCGCCGTCACGACGGATGCGGGTGGCGCGAGTTACACGGTCAAATCCGGTGACTCACTGTGGAAGATTGCGCGGCAGCAGAGCGTCAGCGTGGCGTCCATCAAGCAGGCCAACAACCTGAGCGGTGATTCGCTCAAGGTCGGGCAGAAACTCCACATCCCGACGGCAACCGCCAGGGCGACGACGGACTCGGCAGCCAACACCGTCAGTGCGGGCGTTGCGCCCACGTCGTCACCGGCATGGCAGTCCCCGGGCACCTACCAGGAGAATGGCCAAACGATCCATATCGTGGACTTCAACGAGTCGCCGGCGACCATTGCCAAGAAGTATGGGATCAAGACCGATGATCTCCTCAAGGCGAATAACATCAGTGACGCGAAGAAGGTCCAGTATGGCCAGAGGCTGGTGATCCCACAGCAACAGCCAGCCACGACGGCTTCGGCGTCCAGCCCGGTCGCAAACACGACAACCACCCCGGCGGCTGCTCCGGCAACGACCGCCTCCGCGGCACCGGTTGTGTCAGCTTCGCACGCGGCGGTTCAATAA
- the murG gene encoding undecaprenyldiphospho-muramoylpentapeptide beta-N-acetylglucosaminyltransferase: protein MKVMIACGGTGGHLFPGLAVAEVLRVRRHQVRLFVSEKAVDQTALVALTDSSDPSTRIAVEVVPAVGYEGPRRLMRFCVRLAKATRGCAAVCDKFGPDVVLGMGGFTSAPAMLGARWFGKRGTATLIHESNAVPGKANRWTGQFVDHVAVGLADCARFFGRRPVTVTGTPIRAALRGGKVANARARLGLEANRLTVLVAGGSQGAHAVNEAMACALPWLDGRTERVQFMHLTGAHDEQFVRESYEKNGFTGKVMSFCNQMELAYSAADVVVARSGASTLTEIAAFGLPAILIPYPQAAGNHQWHNARVFERAGAARLLDQSQFSSLHAERGERLAHVITELLDDDDERARMARAARLLAVEDAAERLAELLEQYGQ from the coding sequence ATGAAAGTCATGATCGCATGTGGTGGGACGGGGGGACATCTGTTTCCAGGGTTGGCGGTCGCGGAAGTTTTACGGGTGCGCCGGCACCAAGTGCGGTTGTTCGTCTCCGAAAAGGCAGTCGATCAGACCGCATTGGTAGCATTGACCGACTCCTCCGACCCTTCGACGCGCATCGCGGTGGAAGTGGTTCCGGCCGTGGGCTACGAGGGGCCACGCCGGTTGATGCGATTTTGCGTCCGTTTGGCGAAAGCGACGCGCGGATGCGCCGCGGTCTGCGATAAATTTGGGCCCGACGTCGTGCTGGGGATGGGAGGATTTACGTCCGCGCCGGCGATGTTGGGGGCCCGGTGGTTTGGCAAGCGGGGGACGGCGACATTGATCCATGAATCGAACGCTGTGCCGGGGAAGGCAAACCGCTGGACCGGCCAGTTCGTGGATCACGTCGCTGTGGGACTGGCCGATTGCGCGCGTTTTTTCGGGCGCCGGCCCGTAACAGTGACGGGCACGCCGATTCGCGCCGCGCTGCGCGGCGGCAAGGTGGCCAATGCGCGCGCGCGACTCGGGTTGGAGGCGAATCGGCTGACCGTGTTGGTCGCGGGCGGCAGCCAGGGAGCCCATGCGGTCAACGAGGCCATGGCCTGCGCGTTGCCATGGCTGGACGGCAGAACAGAGCGTGTGCAATTCATGCATTTGACGGGCGCGCACGACGAACAATTCGTCCGCGAGTCGTATGAGAAGAATGGGTTTACAGGAAAGGTGATGAGTTTCTGCAACCAGATGGAATTGGCGTATAGCGCGGCAGACGTGGTGGTGGCGCGCTCCGGCGCCTCGACGCTTACCGAGATCGCGGCCTTCGGGCTGCCGGCCATACTGATTCCGTATCCCCAGGCTGCGGGCAATCACCAGTGGCACAACGCGCGCGTCTTCGAGCGCGCGGGTGCGGCGCGGCTCCTCGATCAATCGCAATTCAGCAGCCTGCATGCGGAACGCGGGGAGCGATTGGCCCATGTCATCACCGAATTGCTCGACGATGATGACGAACGCGCGCGCATGGCTCGGGCCGCGCGTTTACTGGCCGTCGAGGATGCGGCGGAGCGTCTGGCCGAACTCTTGGAGCAATATGGCCAATAG
- a CDS encoding FtsQ-type POTRA domain-containing protein: MMKLGNRRKKRPEYLLDVKVQTRGRALARLRVTVTILVVVGVLALTGYGSYRLVKATTDRLVYNNPRFAIHQIVVDDDGVLTPERVVQFAGVAVGQNLLSVDLDQVRKNLEMLPLVRGVEVRRMLPDRLFIRVEERTAVARLRAPTRDLGDATFYIDRSGFVMKPVALADGTVVQPQIPRPVPILTGVSLADVRLGRQVESEQIYRALELLDKLDQAVAGSLLEVEQIDLSKPRQLVMTTRQHTTVKLDVEEFPQQLRRLGVILRWAQQRQKSVQMVDLTVNRGVPVTFVN, encoded by the coding sequence ATGATGAAGCTGGGCAATCGTAGGAAGAAACGGCCGGAGTATTTGCTGGATGTGAAAGTGCAAACGCGCGGACGCGCGTTGGCGCGGTTGCGGGTGACCGTGACCATCCTTGTCGTTGTCGGCGTGTTGGCCCTGACCGGATACGGGAGCTACCGTCTGGTGAAAGCCACCACGGATCGCCTTGTGTACAACAATCCGCGGTTTGCGATCCACCAAATCGTGGTGGATGACGACGGCGTATTGACGCCCGAGCGCGTGGTGCAGTTTGCCGGGGTGGCCGTTGGGCAAAATCTTTTGTCAGTCGACCTCGATCAAGTACGGAAGAACCTGGAGATGTTGCCGCTGGTGCGCGGCGTGGAAGTGCGGCGCATGTTGCCGGATCGGTTGTTCATTCGCGTGGAGGAGCGCACTGCCGTGGCGCGGCTGCGCGCGCCGACGCGGGACCTGGGAGACGCGACATTTTATATCGACCGCTCCGGTTTTGTGATGAAGCCCGTCGCGTTGGCCGATGGCACAGTGGTACAGCCGCAAATCCCGCGCCCGGTGCCAATCCTGACGGGGGTGTCACTTGCCGATGTGCGTCTTGGCAGGCAGGTGGAGTCGGAACAGATTTACCGGGCCCTGGAGTTGTTGGACAAGCTCGACCAGGCGGTCGCAGGGTCGTTGCTGGAGGTCGAGCAGATCGATTTGTCGAAGCCGCGTCAATTGGTGATGACGACGCGGCAGCATACGACCGTAAAATTGGATGTGGAAGAATTTCCGCAACAGTTGCGGCGGTTGGGAGTGATTTTGCGGTGGGCGCAGCAACGGCAAAAATCCGTGCAAATGGTGGACCTGACGGTCAACCGTGGTGTGCCGGTGACGTTCGTGAATTAG